In Cervus elaphus chromosome 5, mCerEla1.1, whole genome shotgun sequence, the following proteins share a genomic window:
- the GCGR gene encoding glucagon receptor isoform X1 — MPPIQPCYPHLFLLLLLACQPQTPSAQVMDFLFEKWKLYGDQCLHNLSLLPPPTELVCNRTFDKYSCWPDTPPNTTANISCPWYLPWYHKVQHRLVFKRCGPDGQWVRGPRGQPWRNASQCQMDNEELEVQKEVAKMYSSFQVMYTVGYSLSLGALLLALATLLGLSKLHCTRNYIHMNLFVSFMLKASSVLVIDTLLKTRYSQRIGDDISVSVWLSDGAVAGCRVAAVFMQYGIVANYCWLLVEGVYLHSLLSLAAVPERSCFPLYLGIGWGAPMLFVIPWAVVKCLFENIQCWTSNDNMAFWWILRFPVFLAILINFFIFIRILHLLVAKLRAHQMRYTDYKFRLAKSTLTLIPLLGVHEVVFAFVTDEHAQGTLRSAKLFFDLFLSSFQGLLVAVLYCFLNKEVQSELLRRWHRWREGKALQEERHAGSHMTRPLRGPPSEKLLLSRGSGSNGTSQDPSAETRLAGGLPGSAENPQ; from the exons ATGCCCCCCATCCAGCCATGCTACCCccacctcttcctgctgctgctgctggcctgCCAG CCACAGACCCCCTCTGCTCAGGTGATGGATTTCCTGTTTGAGAAGTGGAAGCTCTATGGTGACCAGTGTCTCCACAACCTGAGCCTGCTGCCCCCTCCGACTG AGCTGGTCTGTAACAGAACCTTCGACAAATATTCCTGCTGGCCGGACACCCCTCCCAACACCACGGCCAACATCTCCTGCCCCTGGTACCTGCCCTGGTACCACAAAG TGCAGCACCGCCTCGTCTTCAAGAGGTGTGGGCCCGATGGGCAGTGGGTGCGTGGGCCTCGGGGGCAGCCGTGGCGAAACGCCTCCCAGTGCCAGATGGACAACGAGGAGCTTGAAGTGCAG AAGGAGGTGGCCAAGATGTACAGCAGCTTCCAGGTGATGTACACGGTGGGCTACTCCCTGTCCCTTGGGGCCCTGCTCCTGGCCCTCGCCACCCTGTTGGGCCTCAG TAAGCTGCACTGCACCCGCAACTACATCCACATGAACCTGTTCGTGTCCTTCATGCTCAAGGCCAGCTCCGTGCTGGTCATCGACACGCTGCTCAAGACGCGCTACAGCCAGAGGATCGGGGACGACATCAGCGTGAGCGTCTGGCTGAGTGATGGG GCAGTGGCTGGCTGCCGGGTGGCCGCAGTGTTCATGCAGTACGGCATCGTGGCCAACTACTGCTGGCTGCTGGTGGAGGGCGTGTACCTGCACAGCCTGCTGAGCCTCGCCGCTGTCCCCGAGAGGAGCTGCTTCCCCCTCTACCTGGGCATCGGCTGGG GTGCCCCCATGCTGTTCGTCATCCCCTGGGCCGTGGTCAAGTGTCTGTTTGAGAACATCCA GTGCTGGACTAGCAATGACAACATGGCCTTCTGGTGGATTCTGCGCTTCCCTGTCTTCCTGGCCATCCTG ATCAACTTCTTCATCTTCATCCGTATCCTTCACCTCCTGGTGGCCAAGCTGCGAGCCCACCAGATGCGTTATACTGACTACAAATTCCG GCTGGCCAAGTCCACACTGACCCTCATCCCCCTGCTGGGAGTCCACGAGGTGGTATTCGCCTTTGTGACAGATGAGCACGCCCAGGGCACCCTGCGCTCCGCCAAGCTCTTCTTCGACCTCTTCCTCAGCTCCTTCCAG GGTCTGCTGGTGGCTGTTCTCTACTGTTTCCTCAACAAGGAG GTGCAGTCAGAGCTGCTGCGGCGCTGGCATCGCTGGCGTGAGGGCAAAGCACTGCAGGAGGAGCGCCACGCCGGCAGCCACATGACCAGGCCCCTCAGGGGCCCCCCCAGTGAGAAGCTGCTGCTTTCAAGGGGCAGTGGCAGCAATGGGACCAGCCAGGACCCCTCTGCTGAGACCCGCTTGGCTGGTGGCCTTCCTGGATCGGCCGAAAACCCCCAGTGA
- the MCRIP1 gene encoding mapk-regulated corepressor-interacting protein 1 isoform X3, with translation MTSSPVSRVVYNGKRNSSPRSPPNSSEIFTPAHEENVRFIYEAWQGVERDLRSQMSGSERGLVEEYVEKVPNPSLKTFKPIDLSDLKRRNTQDAKKS, from the exons ATGACCAG CTCCCCCGTCTCCAGAGTCGTCTACAACGGCAAGAGGAacagtagcccccgctctccccCCAACAGCAGCGAGATCTTCACGCCGGCCCACGAGGAGAATGTGCGCTTCATTTACGAAG CCTGGCAGGGTGTGGAGCGGGACCTGCGCAGCCAGATGTCGGGCAGCGAGCGGGGCCTGGTGGAGGAGTACGTGGAGAAGGTCCCTAACCCCAGCCTGAAGA CCTTCAAGCCCATCGACCTGAGTGACCTGAAGCGCCGGAACACGCAGGACGCCAAGAAGTCCTAA
- the MCRIP1 gene encoding mapk-regulated corepressor-interacting protein 1 isoform X2, translating into MTSSPVSRVVYNGKRNSSPRSPPNSSEIFTPAHEENVRFIYEGPGVGALTTPASCSLAGCGAGPAQPDVGQRAGPGGGVRGEGP; encoded by the exons ATGACCAG CTCCCCCGTCTCCAGAGTCGTCTACAACGGCAAGAGGAacagtagcccccgctctccccCCAACAGCAGCGAGATCTTCACGCCGGCCCACGAGGAGAATGTGCGCTTCATTTACGAAG GCCCGGGGGTCGGGGCCCTGACCACCCCTGCTTCCTGCAGCCTGGCAGGGTGTGGAGCGGGACCTGCGCAGCCAGATGTCGGGCAGCGAGCGGGGCCTGGTGGAGGAGTACGTGGAGAAGGTCCCTAA
- the PPP1R27 gene encoding protein phosphatase 1 regulatory subunit 27, whose protein sequence is MPSRTARYARYSPRQRRRRLLADRSVHFPNDVLFLDHIRQGDLEQVGRFIRTRKVSLDTIYPSGLAALHEAVLSGNLECVKLLVKYGADIHQRDETGWTPLHIACSDGYPDIARYLISLGADREAANDDGDLPSDLIDPEFKDLVELFKGTKMD, encoded by the exons ATGCCCAGCAGAACAGCCCGCTATGCCCGCTACAGCCCAAGGCAGCGGCGCCGGAGGCTCCTGGCTGATCGCAGCGTGCACTTCCCGAATGACGTCCTGTTTTTGGACCACATCCGCCAGGGCGACCTGGAGCAGGTGGGGCGCTTCATCCGGACTCGGAAAGTCTCTCTCGACACCATCTACCCCTCAG GCCTGGCGGCCCTTCATGAAGCAGTGCTTTCTGGAAACCTCGAGTGTGTGAAGCTGCTAGTCAAATATGGGGCAGACATTCATCAGCGAGACGAGACAGGCTGGACACCCCTGCACATTGCCTGCAGCGACGGATACCCTGATATAGCCAG GTACCTCATTTCCCTGGGGGCAGACAGAGAAGCGGCGAACGACGATGGAGATCTGCCTTCAGACCTCATTGACCCGGAATTCAAAGACTTGGTGGAGCTATTCAAAGGGACTAAGATGGACtga
- the GCGR gene encoding glucagon receptor isoform X2 codes for MPPIQPCYPHLFLLLLLACQPQTPSAQVMDFLFEKWKLYGDQCLHNLSLLPPPTELVCNRTFDKYSCWPDTPPNTTANISCPWYLPWYHKVQHRLVFKRCGPDGQWVRGPRGQPWRNASQCQMDNEELEVQASSVLVIDTLLKTRYSQRIGDDISVSVWLSDGAVAGCRVAAVFMQYGIVANYCWLLVEGVYLHSLLSLAAVPERSCFPLYLGIGWGAPMLFVIPWAVVKCLFENIQCWTSNDNMAFWWILRFPVFLAILINFFIFIRILHLLVAKLRAHQMRYTDYKFRLAKSTLTLIPLLGVHEVVFAFVTDEHAQGTLRSAKLFFDLFLSSFQGLLVAVLYCFLNKEVQSELLRRWHRWREGKALQEERHAGSHMTRPLRGPPSEKLLLSRGSGSNGTSQDPSAETRLAGGLPGSAENPQ; via the exons ATGCCCCCCATCCAGCCATGCTACCCccacctcttcctgctgctgctgctggcctgCCAG CCACAGACCCCCTCTGCTCAGGTGATGGATTTCCTGTTTGAGAAGTGGAAGCTCTATGGTGACCAGTGTCTCCACAACCTGAGCCTGCTGCCCCCTCCGACTG AGCTGGTCTGTAACAGAACCTTCGACAAATATTCCTGCTGGCCGGACACCCCTCCCAACACCACGGCCAACATCTCCTGCCCCTGGTACCTGCCCTGGTACCACAAAG TGCAGCACCGCCTCGTCTTCAAGAGGTGTGGGCCCGATGGGCAGTGGGTGCGTGGGCCTCGGGGGCAGCCGTGGCGAAACGCCTCCCAGTGCCAGATGGACAACGAGGAGCTTGAAGTGCAG GCCAGCTCCGTGCTGGTCATCGACACGCTGCTCAAGACGCGCTACAGCCAGAGGATCGGGGACGACATCAGCGTGAGCGTCTGGCTGAGTGATGGG GCAGTGGCTGGCTGCCGGGTGGCCGCAGTGTTCATGCAGTACGGCATCGTGGCCAACTACTGCTGGCTGCTGGTGGAGGGCGTGTACCTGCACAGCCTGCTGAGCCTCGCCGCTGTCCCCGAGAGGAGCTGCTTCCCCCTCTACCTGGGCATCGGCTGGG GTGCCCCCATGCTGTTCGTCATCCCCTGGGCCGTGGTCAAGTGTCTGTTTGAGAACATCCA GTGCTGGACTAGCAATGACAACATGGCCTTCTGGTGGATTCTGCGCTTCCCTGTCTTCCTGGCCATCCTG ATCAACTTCTTCATCTTCATCCGTATCCTTCACCTCCTGGTGGCCAAGCTGCGAGCCCACCAGATGCGTTATACTGACTACAAATTCCG GCTGGCCAAGTCCACACTGACCCTCATCCCCCTGCTGGGAGTCCACGAGGTGGTATTCGCCTTTGTGACAGATGAGCACGCCCAGGGCACCCTGCGCTCCGCCAAGCTCTTCTTCGACCTCTTCCTCAGCTCCTTCCAG GGTCTGCTGGTGGCTGTTCTCTACTGTTTCCTCAACAAGGAG GTGCAGTCAGAGCTGCTGCGGCGCTGGCATCGCTGGCGTGAGGGCAAAGCACTGCAGGAGGAGCGCCACGCCGGCAGCCACATGACCAGGCCCCTCAGGGGCCCCCCCAGTGAGAAGCTGCTGCTTTCAAGGGGCAGTGGCAGCAATGGGACCAGCCAGGACCCCTCTGCTGAGACCCGCTTGGCTGGTGGCCTTCCTGGATCGGCCGAAAACCCCCAGTGA
- the LOC122693258 gene encoding translation initiation factor IF-2 — MRRAIPRAETAHLREGCAPASPAHQPSAPGRERALGQVPGAHHAPLRSLPALRRPPRARVGGPHRSPPQGCLIRVGAGSAPAPAPAPRASHTRTFRRRWRRRWAAAEGEGGGGGRSGSQVERRPRVPACRSGPLPAPPPSRSGRGERLGRPGAPARQTPPCAPVPAPASRTPVLQNSPRGRRPADLLTQSSLGRPPPGEPRPADCSSQPGKERWTDSFMSRYSSTVGNTSISPSS; from the exons ATGAGGAGGGCGATACCCAGGGCCGAGACCGCCCACCTACGAGAGGGGTGCGCGCCAGCCAGTCCCGCGCACCAGCCTTCGGCCCCTGGCCGGGAACGTGCCCTCGGGCAGGTACCAGGTGCTCACCACGCGCCTCTCCGGTCTCTCCCTGCTCTCCGCCGTCCTCCGCGCGCTCGGGTCGGGGGCCCGCACCGCTCGCCCCCGCAGGGCTGCCTGATCAGGGTCGGCGCCGGCTccgcgcccgcgcccgcgcccgcgccccgCGCCAGCCACACGCGAACTTtccggcggcggtggcggcgacGCTGGGCGGCggcggagggggagggagggggcgggggcaggagcGGCTCGCAGGTGGAGCGGCGGCCGAGGGTCCCCGCCTGCCGCTCCGGGCCCCTGCCCGCGCCTCCGCCCTCCCGCAGCGGCCGCGGGGAGCGACTCGGCCGCCCCGGAGCTCCTGCCCGACAGACCCCTCCCTGCGCGCCGGTGCCGGCACCTGCCTCGCGGACTCCTGTCCTGCAGAACTCTCCCCGAGGACGCCGCCCCGCAGACCTTCTCACTCAGAGCTCACTGGGCAGACCCCCGCCCGGGGAACCCCGGCCGGCCGATTGCAGCTCCCAGCCGGGAAAGGAGCGGTGGACGGACAG TTTTATGTCTAGGTATTCCAGCACAGTTGGTAACACAAGCATTTCCCCATCTTCATAA
- the P4HB gene encoding protein disulfide-isomerase: MLRRALLCLALTTLFRADAGAPDEEDHVLVLHKGNFDEALAAHKYLLVEFYAPWCGHCKALAPEYAKAAGKLKAEGSEIRLAKVDATEESDLAQQYGVRGYPTIKFFKNGDTASPKEYTAGREADDIVNWLKKRTGPAASTLSDGAAAEALVESSEVAVIGFFKDVESDSAKQFLLAAEAIDDIPFGITSNSDVFSKYQLDKDGVVLFKKFDEGRNNFEGEVTKEKLLDFIKHNQLPLVIEFTEQTAPKIFGGEIKTHILLFLPKSVSDYEGKLSNFKKAAESFKGKILFIFIDSDHTDNQRILEFFGLKKEECPAVRLITLEEEMTKYKPESDELTAEKITEFCHHFLEGKIKPHLMSQELPDDWDKQPVKVLVGKNFEEVAFDEKKNVFVEFYAPWCGHCKQLAPIWDKLGETYKDHENIVIAKMDSTANEVEAVKVHSFPTLKFFPASADRTVIDYNGERTLDGFKKFLESGGQDGAGDDDDLEDLEEAEEPDLEEDDDQKAVKDEL; this comes from the exons ACGCCCCATGGTGTGGCCACTGCAAGGCTCTGGCCCCAGAGTATGCCAAAGCAGCTGGGAAGCTGAAGGCAGAAGGTTCTGAGATCAGACTGGCCAAGGTGGATGCCACTGAAGAGTCTGACCTGGCCCAACAGTATGGTGTCCGAGGCTACCCTACCATCAAGTTCTTCAAGAATGGAGACACAGCTTCCCCCAAAGAGTACACAG CCGGCCGAGAAGCCGATGATATCGTGAACTGGCTGAAGAAGCGCACTGGCCCCGCCGCCAGCACGCTGTCCGACGGGGCTGCTGCAGAGGCCTTGGTGGAGTCCAGTGAGGTGGCTGTCATCGGCTTCTTCAAG GACGTGGAGTCGGACTCCGCAAAGCAGTTCTTGCTGGCAGCAGAGGCCATTGATGACATCCCCTTCGGGATCACATCTAACAGTGACGTGTTCTCCAAATACCAGCTGGACAAGGATGGGGTTGTCCTCTTTAAGAAG TTTGATGAAGGCCGGAACAACTTTGAGGGGGAGGTCACCAAGGAGAAGCTTCTGGACTTCATCAAGCACAACCAGTTGCCCCTGGTCATCGAGTTCACCGAGCAG aCAGCCCCGAAGATCTTCGGAGGGGAAATCAAGACTCACATCCTGCTGTTCCTGCCAAAAAGCGTGTCTGACTATGAGGGCAAGCTGAGCAACTTCAAAAAAGCGGCTGAGAGCTTCAAGGGCAAG ATCCTGTTTATCTTCATCGACAGCGACCACACTGACAACCAGCGCATCCTGGAATTCTTCGGCCTGAAGAAAGAGGAGTGCCCGGCTGTGCGCCTCATCAcgctggaggaggagatgaccaAATACAAGCCAGAGTCAGATGAGCTGACAGCAGAGAAGATCACTGAGTTCTGCCACCACTTCCTGGAGGGCAAGATTAAG CCCCACCTGATGAGCCAGGAGCTGCCTGACGACTGGGACAAGCAGCCTGTCAAAGTGCTGGTCGGAAAGAACTTTGAAGAGGTCGCTTTTGATGAGAAGAAGAACGTCTTTGTAGAGTTCT ATGCCCCGTGGTGCGGTCACTGCAAGCAGCTGGCCCCCATCTGGGATAAGCTGGGAGAGACCTACAAGGACCACGAGAACATAGTCATTGCCAAGATGGACTCCACGGCCAACGAGGTGGAGGCAGTGAAAGTGCACAGCTTCCCCACGCTCAAGTTCTTCCCTGCCAGCGCTGACAGGACG GTCATTGACTACAATGGGGAGCGGACACTGGACGGTTTTAAGAAGTTCCTGGAGAGCGGTGGCCAGGATGGGGCCGGAGATGACGAC GATCTAGAAGATCTTGAAGAAGCAGAAGAACCTGATCTGGAGGAAGATGATGATCAAAAAGCTGTGAAAGATGAACTGTAA
- the MCRIP1 gene encoding mapk-regulated corepressor-interacting protein 1 isoform X1, translating to MGLPDPGRPRGSGSGVGGPDTPAMTSSPVSRVVYNGKRNSSPRSPPNSSEIFTPAHEENVRFIYEAWQGVERDLRSQMSGSERGLVEEYVEKVPNPSLKTFKPIDLSDLKRRNTQDAKKS from the exons ATGGGGCTTCCTGACCCTGGG AGGCCGAGGGGATCCGGCAGTGGAGTGGGAGGACCAGACACCCCAGCGATGACCAG CTCCCCCGTCTCCAGAGTCGTCTACAACGGCAAGAGGAacagtagcccccgctctccccCCAACAGCAGCGAGATCTTCACGCCGGCCCACGAGGAGAATGTGCGCTTCATTTACGAAG CCTGGCAGGGTGTGGAGCGGGACCTGCGCAGCCAGATGTCGGGCAGCGAGCGGGGCCTGGTGGAGGAGTACGTGGAGAAGGTCCCTAACCCCAGCCTGAAGA CCTTCAAGCCCATCGACCTGAGTGACCTGAAGCGCCGGAACACGCAGGACGCCAAGAAGTCCTAA